AGAGCCTTTTTCGTAACTAATGGCCACAATAATAGCCTGCTGCATTTTTCCGCTATTCATAGGAAACCGCGTAGCTCCCGCCACAATAGGAAACGTATACGGAGCATCGGTTAAATAAATAACCGGATATATTTTTTCAGGGTACTTTTTATATGACTTAGGCAGCTGAATAAAAACAGGATATACCCGATTGGTTACGGGCTCAGTAAGTTCTATAACGCTGCTTCTAGGGATTTGGTAGGGGGTATTTGCGCTTAATTTAAAACACATTAAAGCGCAAAGTAACAGCAGGGATTTTAAAGCAGTATTCATTAGGGCGTGTTGATCCTTGATGGTTGAATTTGCAGCAGCATGTTTGGTTTTTAGGCAAGGCAGAGCTTATGAAGTGTGGTTACTCCCCATAAATAGGCGATAACGCAGCATAAATGCCAAACATGCGCTGCCCTTCGGGTTCTGCCTAGGGGCGATAAACTCTTTGTTACTCGGTTTTTACTTAGCCCACTAGGTTACAAACCTCGCGCCGCGATTTAATCGCCCCTAGATTGAACAAATTTCAATCCGCAAAGATCAGCACGCCCTAACCTAAGCCAAGTGTAATAAACTAATATTTAATGACTACTTTAACTCACTTTTAACTTTAGGCTATTAAAAAACAAAGTTAAATATTAAAAGGCAGTGCTACATGTTAGCTGTTTGTAGCACTGATAGCGCTAAGCTGCCTGATCAGATTCAGTGCCTGAACACGGGCAGTTATCGTCATTCTGTTTAAGGCATTGTTGATAATTAAACCAATGAGCTACAGCTATAAAAGCCGATCCTATTAAAGTAAGCGCTTTTTCGGCCACCTCATGCCCTAGTAATATTGCAAATATCATAAAGGCTAGCCCAATTACGCCGCAGGCCATATAACGTAAACGTTTATGCTTTTTACAGCCTAAGCTTAATGCCAATAAACTGGTTGGCAATACCGCTGCAAGAATCCATAAATGAAATTGTTCGCTATCTATTTGCAGTACAGCAAAGCTTGGCAATAGCGCTAAAATAACCGGGGTTGCAAAACAATGTACTGTGCACATTAACGATAACCCAATCGCCATACGATCCATAACACTCTGACTCGACTTCATTATTTCCTCTACTAAATTAGTGCCTCTACTCAAAAGCGTTACTTTTAAGGAGACATTTTAGTAACAACAGTTAATTACTATTGATACATTATAACATTTCTCGCATAATTGATATAATATAACATCCAACAAGGTAGTCAAATGAAACGTAGATCTCAATTAGCTGTGCTCATTACAGCTTTATTACCTGCAAGTGTGCTTGCATCAACAATTGAAGGCGTAGTTTTAAATAATCAAGGTAAAGCGGTTAATAATGCAACGGTAGAAGTTGAAGGCTCAGACCTTAAAGTAACCACCGACGAAAACGGTAAATTTGTACTAACCGAGCTAAACAATGGCTTAAAAGAGCTTCATATTGTAGCCCCTGGTTATGCCCACCTTCATCGCGATATAACAATAACAAACGATGAAAACCAGTCGGTTACTTTTAATTTAAAGCGCTCGCCTATTGAAGTTATTGATATTGAAGCAACCCCTATTCATATGTCGGCGATGGAATCTGCCTCACCTGTTAGTGTTTTATCTGGCGAACAACTAAGACGCCAACAAGCTGCAACCCTTGGCGACAGCCTTGAAAAACTCCCAGGTGTTAATACCAACTTTCACGGTAAAGTAGCCAGTACACCTATTATTCGTGGTTTAAGCGGCCCGCGTGTACTTATTACTCAAAATGGCCTTGATGTAAGTGATGTGTCGCGCGTTGGCCCCGATCACTCTGTTGCATCAGAAGCGTCTACCGCTCAACAAATTGAAGTATTACGCGGCCCTGCAACATTGTTTTATGGCAGTGGCGCCATTGGT
The genomic region above belongs to Pseudoalteromonas sp. MM1 and contains:
- a CDS encoding MerC domain-containing protein; translation: MKSSQSVMDRMAIGLSLMCTVHCFATPVILALLPSFAVLQIDSEQFHLWILAAVLPTSLLALSLGCKKHKRLRYMACGVIGLAFMIFAILLGHEVAEKALTLIGSAFIAVAHWFNYQQCLKQNDDNCPCSGTESDQAA